The Henckelia pumila isolate YLH828 chromosome 2, ASM3356847v2, whole genome shotgun sequence genome includes a window with the following:
- the LOC140877801 gene encoding developmentally-regulated G-protein 3 → MATIMQKIKDVEDEMARTQKNKATAHHLGLLKAKLAKLRRELITPSSKGGGGAGEGFDVTKSGDARVGLVGFPSVGKSTLLNKLTGTFSEVASYEFTTLTCIPGVIVYRGAKIQLLDLPGIIEGAKDGKGRGRQVISTARTCNCILIVLDAIKPITHKRLIEKELEGFGIRLNKEPPNLTFRRKDKGGINLTSTVTNTHLDLETVKAICSEYRIHNADINLRYDATADDLIDVIEGSRVYMPCIYAVNKIDQITLEELEILDKLPHYCPVSAHLEWNLDGLLDKVWEYLSLTRIYTKPKGMNPDYEDPVILSTKKRTVEDFCNRIHKDMLKQFKYALVWGSSVKHKPQRVGKEHELEDEDVVQIIKKL, encoded by the exons GCAAAACTTGCAAAACTTCGGAGGGAACTAATTACGCCTTCATCAAAAGGAGGTGGTGGTGCTGGAGAAGGTTTTGATGTTACAAAAAGTGGTGATGCTAGAGTTGGACTTGTGGGTTTCCCTTCAGTTGGGAAGTCCACACTTTTAAACAAACTAACGGGCACTTTTTCAGAG GTTGCTTCATATGAGTTTACCACTTTAACCTGCATTCCTGGTGTCATCGTGTATCGTGGAGCCAAAATTCAG TTATTGGATCTTCCTGGTATCATCGAGGGTGCTAAAGATGGCAAGGGGAGAGGTAGGCAG GTCATCAGTACTGCTAGGACGTGTAACTGTATCCTGATTGTTCTGGATGCAATAAAGCCAATTACTCATAAACGACTAATAGAGAAAGAGCTTGAGGGATTTGGTATAAG GTTAAACAAGGAACCACCGAATTTGACATTCCGCAGGAAAGATAAGGGTGGAATCAATCTTACGTCTACTGTTACTAACACGCATTTGGACCTTGAAACTGTGAAGGCAATATGCAGTGAATACAGAATACACAATGCTGATATCAATCTTAGGTATGATGCGACAGCTGATGATCTTATAGATGTCATTGAGGGAAGTAGGGTATATATGCCTTGCATTTATGCTGTCAACAAGATTGATCAGATTACACTTGAAGAACTGGAGATTCTCGACAAACTTCCACACTATTGCCCCGTGAG TGCTCATTTGGAATGGAACCTTGATGGTCTCCTAGATAAAGTATGGGAGTATCTTAGCTTAACTCGCATATACACGAAGCCCAAAGGGATGAATCCGGACTATGAAGACCCTGTTATACTGTCAACGAAGAAAAGGACTGTTGAGGATTTCTGTAACAGAATCCACAAGGATATGCTTAAACAATTCAAATA TGCACTGGTTTGGGGTTCAAGTGTAAAGCACAAGCCCCAGAGGGTAGGCAAG GAGCACGAATTGGAAGATGAAGACGTagttcaaataattaaaaaattgtgA